A section of the Humulus lupulus chromosome 2, drHumLupu1.1, whole genome shotgun sequence genome encodes:
- the LOC133815326 gene encoding uncharacterized mitochondrial protein AtMg00810-like codes for MDVKSAFLNGFLKEDAFVEQAKGFEDPHFPYHIYRSTSNSEVHVFVQEMQQEFEMSMVGELTNFLGLQVKQSDDGTFVSQSKYAKNLVKKFGLENAKHTNTPMSTTLKLFKDEQGVKVDLTLYRSMIGSLLYHTASRPDICYSVGVCARYQGNPMESHISAMKRIIRYVNSTVDFGIWFSKDTNSNLVCFSDADWAGNADD; via the exons atggatgttaaatctgcTTTTTTGAATGGTTTTTTGAAAGAAGATGCTTTTGTTGAGCAAGCCAAAGGATTTGAGGATCCACATTTTCCTTATCATATTTATAG ATCTACTTCTAACTCTGAAGTGCATGTATTTGTCCAAGAAATGCAacaggaatttgaaatgagcatggtaggtgaACTCACCAATTTTTTGGGTCTTCAGGTGAAACAATCTGATGATGGCACATTTGTTTCAcaaagtaagtatgcaaaaaaCTTGGTGAAGAAGTTTGGGCTTGAAAACGCCAAACATACTAATACTCCTATGAGCACAACTTTGAAATTATTCAAAGATGAACAAGGAGTGAAGGTAGATCTTACTTTGTACCGAAGCATGATTGGTAGCCTACTTTATCATACTGCTAGTCGTCCTGATATATGTTATAGTGTTGGTGTTTGTGCTCGTTATCAGGGAAATCCCATGGAATCTCATATTTCAGCTATGAAAAGAATCATTCGCTATGTCAATAGCActgttgattttgggatttggtttTCAAAAGACACTAACTCTAATTTGGTGtgctttagtgatgctgattgggcaggaaaTGCAGATGATTGA